The Salvelinus fontinalis isolate EN_2023a chromosome 7, ASM2944872v1, whole genome shotgun sequence genomic sequence TAGGTCAAATATGTTAATCAATTATCATCAATAACTATAATTTACAAATGGATAGAAAATTGACAAATGTAGGTTaagtgagtagagagagacaggtgaaacCATGTAAGCCTGAAGGATACATTTAACCTTATACAGCTGGCAAAGGCAGACTGATGAACAAGTGTTGACAGCCTCTGACCTGCAGTCAAATCTCCCTTTTACTTTTAGTGGgcctatattttttatttacagtAAATCCCAGGGCTGACTTTTAACAACAGCATTTAAGATCCTCATGGAAAATAAACTTGTGATACAGCAAGCCAAACATCCAATGTAAAACGAATGCACCACAGAGAACATATTGAAAGAAAAATCCTAAATACCTACAGACACTGCAATCAATTTACATAAGTCAGAGCTTTTCGAACCATGTTAATTATGGGTTGACTACTGTCTTCTTGATAGGGATAACGTATACTGTTGCTACTGTTAAATTAATGGCCAGTCCTAGCCTACTGTAGGCCAACTCTCATGTCAGTTTGGGGAAGAACTTATCTTCTTCACACAGAGGGGGCGGTTAGGGCGGGGACGGATTTCTGAGTCACAAAGTTATGAGCGCAAGACAAAAATACACAGACGTCAAGAAACGAGGTGAGCCAAACAACATGAATTCAACAATAATTTGTGGCTACTGTTTTGCTGTAGCTAGTTAGTTAAAGTATACATTGGACATTTTTAGAAGTTGACCAAGTTTGTCGAAAAGAGTTGGTAGTTCCGTGTTCTGTATTTTTGGGcaaaaagttagctagctaacgtagcatTGCGTTCAACCAAGCAAGAACAGGTAGGTAGCCTGCTAGCTAACTGTTAGCTAAGTAACTTAGCGTTCGCTCTCCTTTGAGCaggagtaacgttagctagctataatATAAATATGCGCAGCCATGGCTGCAATACCTCAATGTCTAAGTATTGAGGTGTGCACAAATAAAGGATGTCTAGCTAGTAACTTCGCtagcgtagtagtagtagtagtagtagtattaagtTCGCTAGCCAGTTAATATAGCAGTTATAAAGCAGGTtgcattagctagctagtttgccaGTTGAACCAAGTAGTACATCAGTGTTAGTTTGTCAATAACAACATCATCTTTACATTGAGTGCTGCACAGACACAATTGTCTATTGATAGACATTTTACAATGTTAGCGACCTTTCGTTTTTTTCAGCTCAGGACAGGATGCCCCATGAGGAGATGAAGAAGCCTCTTATACTTGGTGGTGCCAGCCCCAGACACCTCAAAACCTCAATTTCCGATCCAGGTACCCCCTTGGTTGGCATCCTGGGCACAGGTGACTTCTCCCGCTCCTTAGCCACCAGGCTGGTAGCCTCTGGGTACCGGGTGGTGGTGGGCAGCCGCAACCCCAAGCGCTGTGCCTCCCTCTTTCCCGAGGAGGCTGAGGTGACCACCCAGCACCAGGCTGCCACCCAGGCCGACCTGGTGTTCGTGGCCCTCTTCCCCGAGCACTACTCCACCCTGGCTGGGCTGAGGGAGCCGCTAGTGGGGAAGACTCTGGTGGATGTTAGTAATGGTACTAAGATCAACAGGGATAAGCAGTCCTATGCGGAGCAGCTGGCCAATATCTTCCCAGAGAGCAATGTGGTGAAGGCCTTCAATGTGATCTCGGCCTGGAGCCTGCAGACGGGGCCAAGGGACGGCAGCAGACAGGTAAAGCCTAAGTCCTCTGCACACACAACAGTGCCAGAGAAGACAGACATACATTACTACTCTGAATTACATTTGGATGTACTGTTTTATAGTTTTTTGCTCTAAACCGGACAATGTCCACAGTTTATGTAATGTTACATGTTTCACACATTCTCATGTTGCAACCATATTATCACAGGTGTTGGTCATATGGTGTTGTTGTAGCTAAACTATGTGATGTAGGCTATTGGTAAAGTATCGTGTCTCTTCAGTTGGGTTCTCCTTGGTGAAGATTCCCTTCCCTGACACTCTTCTGTGACACTCGCCTCTTTACTATCCAGGTGCTGATTTGCAGTGACAGTAGTAGGGCCAAGAGCGCTGTACTCCAGATCTGCCGCAGTCTTGGCTTCATCCCTGTTGACATGGGCCGCCTCTCCTCTGCCCAGGAGATAGAGAACACCCCCCTGTACCTCTTTCCCTCGTGGCGCGTCCCATGTCTCTCCACCCTcggcctcttcttcttcttctacgcCTACAACTTCCTTCGTGACGTCGTCCACCCGTACGCCACGGCAGGGAAGAGCACATTCTACAAAATTCCGGTGGAGGTGGTAAACGTGACACTCCCCTCTGTGGCCTTGGTGACCCTGGCTCTGGTCTACCTGCCCGGTCTCGTGGCTGCCTTCCTGCAGCTGTCGTGGGGCACCAAGTACAGGCGTTTCCCCAACTGGTTGGATCGCTGGCTGCAGCAGCGGAAGCAGTTGGGCCTCTGTGCCTTCCTCTGCGCAGCGCTGCACGCCGTCTACAGCCTGTGTTTGCCCATGCGCAGGTCTGCTCGCTACAATCTGCTCAACGCTGCCTTCAAACAGGTGAGATAAGCATCAGTAAACTATTTATAAATAGTTTAGCCTACATACTATTAATGAATTAGTATAGAATTATAAATGTATAGTtctaaagcattaaaaacattacAACTCATCAGCATTTAAAATGTTTTCAATATAGTAAAACATTTGTAATGGCTTATTCATAGTGTAACCACCTGACATCACAGTAAGCAACAATGTGTATTTACTGTGCAGGTGAAGGCAGTCCAGGAAGACTcgtgggtagaggaggaggtgtggaggaTGGAGCTGTATCTGTCTATAGGCATCCTGGCCCTGGGCCTGCTCTCTCTGCTGGCTATCTCCTCACTGCCCACCGTGGGCAACTCGCTCAACTGGAGGGAGTTCAGCTTTATACAGGTCAGCACATTTGCACGGACACCTTTTCTGTGTACATGAGCAGTAGTTCAATGAAGCAGTCAAAGACTGGCGAAACAAATTAACATTGTAGCCTACTGTAGAAAGACAACCTCTGAGCTGTGTGTGTCAACTCTTCTCGCATGCCGCGGAATTCATAAAGGGAGAACTTTACTATTATGGTTCCATTTTCCAGGGATTTGTCCTCCTTTGGAGCGTTTAGAACTTTCCCTTCATATGTATGCTAAGCTGATCCAGTCGGTGCCAGATTAGTCACATGCTGCTAGTCCGTGTGATAAAAGGCCTGGGTTCTGCTTGGCCTGTCAGAATGGCCTGTCTGCCTACAGCCCGAAGCCGCAGTAAAACATTTGAGCATTATTCTCCATCAAGATTACAGTCCTGCAGTCCCTTAAGCTTGCAGCCAGGCAGACAGTGTAGTGAGTTCAGTCCGGCTGATTTGTAGCGCGGACGACAGACGACCATCGCTTTAAGTGAGTTAGGCTGGTATTAGGAACTATTAACTCGAACTGACTCTTAACAGAGCCTTGTATAATTATTGGTAAAATTAGATACATTAAGTATTTTAAGTAATACACATGTATactgtacaaaaatataaacgcaacatgcaacaatttcaaagattttactgagttagttctcataaggaaatcagtcaattgaaataaataaattaggccctaatctatggatttcaaatgactgggcAGCAGTGCAACCATGGGTGGGCCTTAGAGGGCGTAGGCCCACCCACTtagcagccaggcccacccactggggagccaggcccagccaatcagaatgagtttttctccaCAAAGGGGCATTATTACAGGCAGATGCACccccctcagacgatcccgcaggtgaagaagccagatgtggaggttctgTACtcgcgtggttacacgtggtctgcggttgtgaggccggttggacgtattgccaaattctttaaaacgacattggaggcagcttatggtatagaaattaagattcaattatctggcaacagctctggtggacattcctgcagtcagcatgccaattgcatgctccctcaacttgagacatctgtggcattgtgttgtgtgacaaaactgctcattttaaagtggccttttattgtccccagcacaaggtgaacctgtgcaatgatcatgctgtttaatcagcttcttgatatgccacacctgtcaggtggatggattatctttgcaaaggagaaatgctcactaacaggaatgtaaacaaatttgtgcacaacatttgagagaaatacacttttttgGTGTATGGATATTTTCTGGGaatatttatttcagctcaggaccaacactttacatgttgcgtttatatttttgttccgtgtatATTTAGGGATGAGGATGAAATGGGTGAGTCACGACTGAACCTTCCCACCTGTCAAGGGTAATTATAATTCAGCTGctctctgtagtgccctgtactGTGCTAATAATtagagggaacacacacacacggacacagacacacacacacacatgctgactACAGGGGCTCATTAAGGACAAATGTTGAGCTTGTAGGTCATACTGTTCCCTTGGGCCTCTTTACTACACTCGTGCTTCCATGATGAGCTAATATACTGCACATATAATATACCACTCAAATCACCACTTCCTTTCACCTCACTAAGATGTTGAGTTATTAAAAGGTTATGTAGAAGGTTCAAAGGTCAACAATCATCTCCCAGGTGTTCTGTACATCTGGGTAGGCCAACTTCATTTGCATTTAGTCTTTCATTAAAGGGGTTTGATTGGctatgtattgggggggggggggtttataatAATTTCAAGAGTTTGTAagtgtattttaatgtttaataTAATATTcacccagaagtggcgctcctagtggccggggactttaatgcaggcaaacttaaccaGAAGAAaataactctagaccacctttactccacacacagagatgcatacaaagctctcccccgccctccatttcgcaaatccgaccataattctatcctcctgattcctgcttacaagcaaaaactaaagcaggaagtaccagtgacttgctcaatacggaagtgtgCAGAttacgcggatgctacgctacaggactgttttgctagcacagtatgggatatgttctgggattcatccaatggcattgaggagtataccgcctcagtcatcggcttcatcaataagtgcatcgacgacatcatccccacagtgaccgtacatacatatcccaaccagaagccatggattacaggcaaattccgcatcgagctaaaggttagagctgccgctttcaaggagtgtgacactaatccggacgcctataagaaatctcactatgccctcagacgaaccatcaaacaagcaaagcatcaatacaagattaagattgaatcctactacaccggctctgacgctcgtcggatgtggcagggcttgaaaactattacggactacaaagggaaacccagaagcgagctgcccagtgacgcgagccttcCAGACGAGCGAAATGCCTTTTATGcccgcttcaaggcaagcaacactgaagcatgcacgagagcaccagctgttctggttGACTaatgtgataacgctctcggtagctgaTGTGGGCAAGAcccttaaacaggtcaacattcacaaagccacggggccagatggattaccaggacatgtactcaaagcatccgcagaccaactggcaagtgtcttcactgacattttcaacctctccctgactgagtctgtaataactacatgtgtcaagcagaccaccatagtccctgtgcccagggaagcaaaggtaacctgcctaattgattaccgccccgtagcactcacgtcggtagccatgaagtgctttgaaaggctggtcatggctcacatcaacagcatcctcccggattccctagacccactctaattcacataccgccccaacagatccacagatgacggaatttcaatcgcactccacactgccctttcccaactggacaaaaggaacacctatgtgagaatgctgttcattgactacagctcagcgttcaacagcaTAGTGGCCATGagcttatcactaagctaaggaccctgggatgaaacacctccctctgcaactggatcctgaacttcctgaccgGCCgccgactgcgtggccaaacacgactccaacaccatcattaagtttgctgacaaaacggtggtaggcctgatcaccgacaacgatgagacagcctatagggaggtcaaaGAACTgtcattgtggtgccaggacaacaacctctccctcaatgtgagcaagacaaaggagctgatcgtggactacaggaaaaggcgggccaaacaggccccattaacatcaacggggctgtatggagctggttgagagtttcaagttccttggtgtccacatcaccaacgatctatcatggACCAAACATACGAAGACattcgtgaagaggacacgacaaaaccttctccccctcaggagactgaaaagatttgacatgggtccccagatactcaaaaggttctacagctgcaccatcgagagcatcctgacaggttgcattactgcctggtatggcaactcctGGGGATTTGACTGTAAGGTGCTACAttgggtagtgcgtatggcccagtacatcactggggccaagcttcctgcaatccaagacctatataataggcggcaTCAGAGGAAAGCCAATAAAAtcatcagagactccagtcacccaagttatagactgttttctctgctaccgcacggcatgcgataccggagcgccaggtctaggaccaaaaggctccttaacagcttctacccctaagccataaaactgctgaacaattaatcaaatggccaccagactattacattgacccccccccccctccatttgttttgtacactgctgctactcactgtttattatctatgcatagtcacttcacccctacctacatgtacagatgacTCGATAatctgtacccctgtatatagcctcgttattgtgttacttttattttctactttagtttatttggtaaatattttcttaactctatttcttgaactgcacttttGGTttagggtttgtaagtaagcatttcacagtaaggtctacagttgttgtattcagcgcatgtgacaaagtttgatttgatttgaaattggcCATCACCATCAGATCTCACGACCTGACATTGTATTGAATAAAAAAATATGGATTTCAAAccaaattaacctgtctagcggcaccccccccccccccccccactgtaaaggcagagccgcgaaattcccccccaattttttttttttaatatttaactttcacacattaaagtccaatacagctaatgaaagacacagatcttgtgaatccagccaacatgtccgatttttaaaatgttttacagggaagacacaatatgtaaagatgtaaatctattagctaaacacattagcataatccaccatcttttctttgtccaccaacaccagtagctatcaccaattcggctaaactaagatattgatagccactaaccaagaaaaaacctcctcagatgacagtctgataaca encodes the following:
- the LOC129859641 gene encoding metalloreductase STEAP3-like isoform X3 is translated as MSARQKYTDVKKRAQDRMPHEEMKKPLILGGASPRHLKTSISDPGTPLVGILGTGDFSRSLATRLVASGYRVVVGSRNPKRCASLFPEEAEVTTQHQAATQADLVFVALFPEHYSTLAGLREPLVGKTLVDVSNGTKINRDKQSYAEQLANIFPESNVVKAFNVISAWSLQTGPRDGSRQVLICSDSSRAKSAVLQICRSLGFIPVDMGRLSSAQEIENTPLYLFPSWRVPCLSTLGLFFFFYAYNFLRDVVHPYATAGKSTFYKIPVEVVNVTLPSVALVTLALVYLPGLVAAFLQLSWGTKYRRFPNWLDRWLQQRKQLGLCAFLCAALHAVYSLCLPMRRSARYNLLNAAFKQVKAVQEDSWVEEEVWRMELYLSIGILALGLLSLLAISSLPTVGNSLNWREFSFIQG
- the LOC129859641 gene encoding metalloreductase STEAP3-like isoform X1 is translated as MSARQKYTDVKKRAQDRMPHEEMKKPLILGGASPRHLKTSISDPGTPLVGILGTGDFSRSLATRLVASGYRVVVGSRNPKRCASLFPEEAEVTTQHQAATQADLVFVALFPEHYSTLAGLREPLVGKTLVDVSNGTKINRDKQSYAEQLANIFPESNVVKAFNVISAWSLQTGPRDGSRQVLICSDSSRAKSAVLQICRSLGFIPVDMGRLSSAQEIENTPLYLFPSWRVPCLSTLGLFFFFYAYNFLRDVVHPYATAGKSTFYKIPVEVVNVTLPSVALVTLALVYLPGLVAAFLQLSWGTKYRRFPNWLDRWLQQRKQLGLCAFLCAALHAVYSLCLPMRRSARYNLLNAAFKQVKAVQEDSWVEEEVWRMELYLSIGILALGLLSLLAISSLPTVGNSLNWREFSFIQSRLGYMALLMATLHTLTYGWDRGLDPGQYRFYLPPTFLLVLALPLAVLLGRLVLSLPCVALRLSRIRRGWEKSRAIRFTLPEDECNGPSQEDISNV
- the LOC129859641 gene encoding metalloreductase STEAP3-like isoform X2, yielding MPHEEMKKPLILGGASPRHLKTSISDPGTPLVGILGTGDFSRSLATRLVASGYRVVVGSRNPKRCASLFPEEAEVTTQHQAATQADLVFVALFPEHYSTLAGLREPLVGKTLVDVSNGTKINRDKQSYAEQLANIFPESNVVKAFNVISAWSLQTGPRDGSRQVLICSDSSRAKSAVLQICRSLGFIPVDMGRLSSAQEIENTPLYLFPSWRVPCLSTLGLFFFFYAYNFLRDVVHPYATAGKSTFYKIPVEVVNVTLPSVALVTLALVYLPGLVAAFLQLSWGTKYRRFPNWLDRWLQQRKQLGLCAFLCAALHAVYSLCLPMRRSARYNLLNAAFKQVKAVQEDSWVEEEVWRMELYLSIGILALGLLSLLAISSLPTVGNSLNWREFSFIQSRLGYMALLMATLHTLTYGWDRGLDPGQYRFYLPPTFLLVLALPLAVLLGRLVLSLPCVALRLSRIRRGWEKSRAIRFTLPEDECNGPSQEDISNV